One stretch of Roseovarius mucosus DNA includes these proteins:
- a CDS encoding FAD-linked oxidase C-terminal domain-containing protein, producing the protein MEMPIPRPEILARKAELVERLREVLPEDAVISDPAETRAYECDALTAYKCAPLVAILPGSTKEVSEALRICHDMGVPVVPRGSGTSLAGGALPTADSVILGVARLNAVLETDYDNRFIRVQTGRTNLSVTGAVEEHGFFYAPDPSSQLACAIAGNIAMNSGGAHCLKYGVTTNNLMGVTMVLMDGTVLELGGAHLEAEGLDLLGIVCGSEGQLGVVTEATLRILRKPEGARPVLIGFDSNEVAGACVSDIIKAGVLPVAIEFMDRPCIEATEDFAKAGYPMCEALLIVEVEGSDAEIDEQLGLIEGIARRHNPVEFRQSRSPEESAAIWLGRKSAFGAMGQINDYMCLDGTIPVSQLPHVLKRIGELSEQFGLGVANVFHAGDGNMHPLILFDANKPGDLELCEDLGAEILKLCVEVGGCLTGEHGVGIEKRDLMTHQYAPEDLEAQMAVKDVFDPKWLLNPAKVFPLASSDARRVA; encoded by the coding sequence ATGGAAATGCCCATCCCCCGGCCAGAGATTCTGGCGCGCAAGGCTGAATTGGTCGAACGTCTGCGCGAAGTTCTACCAGAAGATGCGGTGATTTCCGACCCCGCCGAGACGCGCGCCTATGAATGCGATGCGCTGACAGCTTATAAATGTGCGCCCTTGGTGGCAATCCTGCCGGGATCGACCAAAGAGGTCTCGGAGGCGCTGCGCATCTGTCACGACATGGGAGTGCCGGTGGTGCCGCGCGGCTCTGGCACGTCTCTTGCGGGTGGGGCGTTGCCCACGGCGGACAGTGTCATTCTGGGTGTGGCGCGGCTGAATGCGGTGCTTGAGACGGACTATGACAATCGTTTTATCCGGGTGCAGACAGGGCGTACCAATCTGAGCGTCACCGGCGCGGTTGAGGAACACGGGTTTTTCTATGCCCCCGACCCCTCAAGCCAATTGGCCTGCGCCATCGCGGGCAATATCGCGATGAATTCGGGCGGGGCGCATTGCCTGAAATATGGTGTCACGACCAACAACCTGATGGGTGTGACCATGGTGCTGATGGATGGCACCGTGCTGGAACTGGGCGGCGCACATCTGGAAGCCGAGGGGCTGGACCTCTTGGGGATCGTTTGCGGGTCTGAGGGGCAACTGGGCGTTGTGACCGAAGCGACGCTGCGCATCCTGCGCAAGCCAGAAGGCGCGCGCCCCGTGCTGATCGGATTCGATTCCAATGAGGTCGCAGGGGCCTGTGTGAGTGACATCATCAAGGCTGGCGTGCTGCCGGTGGCCATTGAATTCATGGACCGCCCCTGCATCGAGGCGACCGAGGATTTCGCCAAGGCGGGCTATCCGATGTGCGAGGCGCTGCTGATCGTCGAGGTTGAGGGATCGGATGCCGAGATTGACGAGCAACTGGGCCTGATCGAGGGGATTGCCCGGCGGCACAACCCGGTGGAATTCCGGCAGAGCCGGTCCCCCGAAGAAAGTGCCGCGATCTGGCTGGGCCGTAAATCGGCCTTTGGCGCGATGGGGCAGATCAACGATTACATGTGTCTGGATGGCACCATCCCGGTCAGCCAATTGCCGCATGTTCTAAAACGCATTGGCGAATTGTCGGAACAATTCGGGCTGGGTGTCGCCAATGTGTTTCACGCAGGCGACGGCAATATGCATCCGCTGATCCTGTTTGATGCCAATAAACCGGGTGATCTGGAACTGTGCGAAGACCTTGGGGCCGAAATCCTCAAGCTCTGTGTTGAAGTGGGCGGGTGCCTGACCGGCGAGCATGGGGTGGGTATCGAAAAACGCGACCTCATGACCCATCAATATGCGCCAGAGGATCTGGAAGCGCAGATGGCCGTAAAAGATGTGTTTGATCCCAAATGGCTGCTGAACCCGGCCAAGGTCTTTCCGCTGGCGTCCTCTGACGCGCGACGCGTGGCCTGA
- a CDS encoding DUF599 domain-containing protein, with amino-acid sequence MIWMDQLAHFSTLDALALGGLALSWLCLGFLIENPPQARPSVTKLMAQYRREWMVQMVARDARIFDAQLLGSLRQGTAFFASATLIAIGGALAMLGDLERVMGIADDLTPSTVPVIVWEVKILVILVFLTNAFLKFVWSNRLFGYCAVIMAAVPNDPSDPAALPRARKAAEINITAARGFNRGLRAIYFALSAAAWLLGPAALIGATIITCLMLLRREFASQSRAVLLLPDGPDQHTET; translated from the coding sequence ATGATTTGGATGGATCAACTAGCACATTTCAGCACGCTTGACGCCCTTGCCTTGGGCGGATTGGCGCTGAGCTGGCTCTGCCTTGGCTTCTTGATCGAAAACCCACCCCAGGCGCGGCCCTCGGTGACAAAACTGATGGCGCAGTATCGGCGCGAATGGATGGTGCAAATGGTTGCCCGTGACGCCCGCATCTTCGATGCGCAGCTCTTGGGAAGCCTGCGGCAGGGTACTGCGTTTTTCGCCTCGGCCACGCTCATCGCTATCGGCGGGGCGCTCGCCATGCTGGGCGATCTGGAACGGGTGATGGGCATTGCCGATGATCTGACCCCATCCACTGTGCCGGTGATTGTCTGGGAGGTGAAGATCCTTGTGATCCTCGTGTTTCTCACCAATGCCTTTCTCAAATTCGTCTGGTCCAATCGGCTTTTTGGCTATTGCGCTGTGATCATGGCCGCCGTGCCCAATGACCCAAGCGATCCCGCCGCCTTGCCGCGTGCCCGCAAAGCGGCCGAGATCAACATCACCGCCGCGCGGGGGTTTAATCGGGGCCTGCGGGCGATCTACTTTGCGCTCTCGGCGGCGGCATGGCTCTTGGGGCCGGCGGCGCTGATCGGGGCCACGATCATCACCTGCCTCATGCTCTTGCGCCGGGAATTCGCGTCACAGTCGCGCGCGGTGCTGCTTCTGCCGGACGGTCCAGACCAACACACAGAGACTTGA
- a CDS encoding DUF4159 domain-containing protein, with the protein MILGPIGFAVPWLLWALVALPILWIILRAVPPAPIRRRFPGVALLLGLKDEDSVSDRTPWWLLLLRMLAVAAVIVGLAGPVLNPRDEGEARASGPLLILMDGSWASARDWAAQTAVIDAMLAEAGRDGRPAALMQLSDPQAPVFQAADSLRARVPGLIPAPWAVTSEAMARAVDLLGEAEFETRWFSDGLDREGRMPVLEALEARGPVTVHESPRAVLALTPPTLEDGQIQLRALRAVPGPLREIAVNAHGLDPAGVSRVLATLPMTFDEGAIAATGALALPPELRARVTRFEIAGEAQAGAVTLTDDGLKRREVALIAGREDREGLELLSPLHYLEQALSPTADLLEGGLMDVLPANPDVIVLADVAVLSGAEQAALLDWADKGGLLLRFAGPRVAASDVSRSDEDPLMPVRLRAGGRTVGGAMSWGEPKTLAPFIEGSPFQGLAIPGDVTVSAQVMAQPDPTLADRVIAQLSDGTPLVTRKRIGAGQVVLFHVTANAEWSSLPLSGLFVQMLERLAVSSAMSPPDAAEMAGTTWQPLQVLDGFGRLNEADTRPGVAGERLLSGSLGPDLWPGLYEGPERSVARNVIDGETQLSPVAWPARVAVEGLERAPETPLGGWLLAAALMLLTADILASLALSGRLWPARVAAVLALALSLGAVPEARAQDDARALLATEELALAYVITGDTRLDDTSRAGLRGLGQVLNFRTSVEPAEPLAVDLERDDLTFYPILYWPISADQPTPSAEAYVKLNDYLRNGGLILFDTRDADVAGFGAATPNGARLQRIAAPLDIPPLEPLPEDHVLTRTFYLLTDFPGRHSGRAVWVEAAPPDAEQIEGMPFRNLNDGVTPVVIGGNDWAAAWAVNERGDPLFPVGRGYAGERQRELAYRFGVNLVMHVLTGNYKSDQVHVPALLDRLGQ; encoded by the coding sequence ATGATCTTGGGCCCAATTGGCTTTGCGGTTCCTTGGCTCTTGTGGGCGCTGGTGGCTTTGCCGATCCTTTGGATCATCCTGCGCGCCGTGCCGCCCGCACCGATCCGGCGGCGCTTTCCCGGAGTGGCGTTGCTTTTGGGTCTCAAGGACGAGGACAGCGTCAGCGACCGCACGCCGTGGTGGCTCTTGCTGCTGAGGATGCTGGCGGTGGCGGCGGTGATCGTGGGGCTGGCGGGGCCAGTGCTCAATCCGCGCGACGAGGGCGAGGCGCGCGCGTCTGGCCCACTTTTGATCCTGATGGATGGCAGTTGGGCCAGTGCGCGGGACTGGGCAGCGCAAACGGCGGTAATCGACGCGATGCTGGCAGAGGCCGGGCGTGATGGGCGACCTGCGGCTTTGATGCAACTCAGCGATCCACAAGCGCCGGTGTTTCAGGCGGCGGACAGTCTGCGCGCGCGGGTGCCGGGGCTTATCCCCGCCCCTTGGGCTGTCACGTCAGAGGCGATGGCGCGGGCCGTCGATCTGTTGGGCGAGGCAGAGTTCGAGACGCGCTGGTTTTCGGACGGGTTGGACCGCGAGGGGCGCATGCCGGTGCTTGAGGCGCTTGAGGCGCGTGGCCCGGTCACCGTCCACGAAAGCCCACGCGCCGTGCTGGCGCTGACCCCGCCGACGCTGGAAGACGGGCAGATCCAATTGCGCGCGTTGCGTGCCGTGCCGGGGCCGCTGCGCGAGATCGCGGTCAATGCCCATGGGCTGGACCCTGCCGGTGTCTCGCGTGTTTTGGCCACTTTGCCGATGACGTTTGACGAGGGGGCGATTGCGGCGACAGGCGCGCTGGCGCTGCCGCCCGAACTTCGCGCCCGCGTCACGCGGTTCGAGATCGCCGGAGAAGCACAGGCGGGGGCGGTGACCCTGACCGATGATGGGCTGAAGCGGCGCGAAGTGGCGCTGATCGCGGGGCGCGAGGATCGCGAAGGGCTCGAACTCTTGTCGCCGCTGCATTACCTTGAACAGGCGTTAAGCCCTACCGCTGACCTCTTGGAAGGGGGGCTGATGGATGTGTTGCCCGCGAATCCTGATGTGATCGTGCTGGCGGATGTTGCGGTGCTGTCGGGCGCGGAACAGGCAGCCTTGCTGGACTGGGCGGACAAGGGCGGCCTGCTTTTGCGCTTTGCCGGGCCGCGCGTTGCGGCAAGCGATGTGTCGCGCAGCGACGAAGATCCGCTGATGCCTGTGCGCTTGCGCGCGGGTGGGCGCACAGTAGGCGGCGCGATGAGCTGGGGCGAGCCCAAGACGCTGGCCCCCTTCATTGAAGGCAGCCCGTTTCAGGGGCTGGCCATTCCGGGTGATGTGACAGTCAGCGCGCAGGTGATGGCGCAGCCTGATCCCACCTTGGCGGATCGGGTGATTGCGCAACTCAGTGATGGCACACCGCTTGTCACGCGCAAGCGGATCGGGGCGGGGCAGGTGGTGCTGTTCCATGTCACGGCCAATGCCGAATGGTCGAGCCTGCCGCTTTCGGGGCTGTTCGTGCAGATGCTGGAACGTCTGGCCGTTTCATCCGCGATGTCACCGCCCGATGCGGCGGAAATGGCCGGTACGACATGGCAACCGCTGCAGGTGCTGGACGGGTTCGGTCGGCTGAATGAGGCGGACACGCGCCCCGGTGTGGCGGGCGAGCGGCTTTTGTCCGGCTCGCTTGGCCCCGATCTCTGGCCCGGTCTGTATGAGGGCCCGGAGCGCAGTGTGGCGCGCAACGTGATTGATGGCGAAACCCAACTTAGCCCGGTGGCATGGCCCGCGCGCGTCGCGGTCGAGGGGTTGGAGCGTGCGCCTGAGACGCCGCTTGGCGGTTGGTTGCTGGCGGCAGCCTTGATGCTGCTGACCGCTGATATTCTGGCATCCTTGGCGCTGTCCGGGCGGCTTTGGCCTGCGCGGGTCGCAGCGGTGCTTGCCCTCGCGCTTAGCCTTGGGGCGGTGCCCGAGGCGCGGGCGCAGGATGACGCGCGCGCGTTGCTGGCGACCGAGGAATTGGCCTTGGCCTATGTGATCACCGGCGATACGCGGCTCGATGATACGTCGCGCGCGGGTCTGCGCGGGTTGGGGCAAGTGCTCAATTTTCGCACCTCGGTAGAGCCGGCAGAACCGCTGGCCGTCGATCTGGAACGTGACGATCTCACGTTCTATCCGATCCTCTATTGGCCAATCAGCGCCGATCAGCCGACCCCCTCGGCAGAGGCCTATGTCAAGCTCAACGATTATTTGCGCAATGGCGGGCTTATCCTTTTTGACACGCGCGATGCCGATGTTGCCGGGTTTGGCGCGGCCACGCCCAACGGCGCGCGATTGCAACGGATTGCGGCCCCGCTGGATATTCCGCCGCTCGAACCCTTGCCCGAGGATCACGTTCTGACGCGGACCTTCTACCTGCTGACTGATTTTCCGGGGCGACATTCCGGTCGGGCGGTTTGGGTCGAGGCGGCCCCGCCCGATGCTGAACAGATCGAGGGCATGCCGTTTCGCAATCTCAACGACGGGGTGACGCCGGTGGTGATTGGGGGCAATGACTGGGCTGCGGCCTGGGCGGTGAACGAGCGGGGCGATCCGCTATTTCCGGTCGGTCGTGGCTATGCCGGTGAGAGGCAAAGGGAACTGGCCTATCGTTTTGGCGTCAATCTGGTGATGCATGTGCTGACCGGCAATTATAAATCCGATCAGGTGCATGTGCCCGCACTTCTGGACAGGTTGGGCCAATGA
- a CDS encoding DUF58 domain-containing protein has product MADLAPAPLRPRAEAEAARFPPLLAQAEFLARTVLLGEHGRRRAGAGDDFWQYRPVQPGDSRRMIDWRRSARSDVQFVRQREWQIAQSVMLWVDPAASMRFASDKNLPDKADRARLLALAVAILLVRGGERVGLTGSALPPRRGEVQVARLAEALLQESGADYASPDMSGLIPHGRALLISDFMGDLDPLREALTGAADRGVRGLLYQVLDPAEEAFPYTGRTIFESMGGTLAHETLKAGDLRARYLERLAERKDALAALCHATGWRYGCHHTGESAQSALLWLHGAMAGGAGA; this is encoded by the coding sequence ATGGCCGATCTCGCCCCCGCCCCCCTGCGCCCCCGCGCCGAGGCTGAAGCCGCCCGGTTTCCGCCGCTCTTGGCGCAGGCGGAATTTTTGGCGCGCACGGTGCTCTTGGGCGAGCATGGGCGGCGGCGCGCGGGTGCGGGCGATGATTTCTGGCAATACCGCCCGGTGCAGCCCGGTGATAGCCGCCGCATGATCGACTGGCGTCGTTCTGCGCGCTCTGATGTGCAATTCGTGCGGCAGCGGGAATGGCAAATCGCACAGAGCGTGATGCTCTGGGTCGATCCTGCCGCCTCCATGCGCTTTGCCAGCGACAAGAACCTACCCGACAAGGCTGATCGCGCGCGCCTGTTGGCGCTGGCGGTGGCGATCCTGCTGGTGCGCGGGGGGGAACGGGTGGGCCTTACGGGGAGCGCCTTGCCGCCCCGGCGCGGTGAGGTGCAGGTTGCGCGACTGGCTGAGGCGCTCTTGCAGGAGAGTGGGGCGGATTATGCCAGCCCTGATATGTCTGGCCTCATTCCGCATGGCCGGGCGCTGCTGATTTCTGATTTCATGGGTGATCTGGACCCGTTGCGCGAGGCGCTGACAGGGGCAGCGGATCGGGGGGTGCGCGGCCTGCTCTATCAGGTGCTGGACCCCGCAGAAGAGGCGTTTCCCTATACCGGGCGCACGATTTTTGAGAGCATGGGCGGCACCCTTGCCCATGAGACGTTGAAGGCAGGCGATCTGCGGGCGCGGTATCTGGAGCGTTTGGCCGAGCGTAAAGATGCGCTGGCCGCACTTTGCCATGCGACGGGCTGGCGCTATGGGTGTCACCACACCGGCGAAAGCGCGCAATCGGCGCTCTTGTGGCTGCATGGCGCGATGGCCGGGGGGGCGGGCGCATGA
- a CDS encoding AAA family ATPase, producing the protein MTDDTDLLAGLEALEGKLAQARASITRRFIGQEQVVDLSLSALLCGGHGLLIGLPGLGKTRLVETLGTVMGLHTNRVQFTPDLMPADILGSEVLETAEDGKRAFKFIEGPVFCQLLMADEINRASPRTQSALLQAMQERTVTVAGVSRPLGTPFHVLATQNPIEQEGTYPLPEAQLDRFLVQIEVPYPDRDTERAILLATTGATEEAAHGVFTPSELIAAQQMLRRMPVGEKVMEAILDLVRACRPEDASAADGVRASVAWGPGPRAAQALMLTVRARAMLQGRLAPDASDVAAMAQPVLGHRMALNFAARARGESLPALIARTVEDVTRVQAAA; encoded by the coding sequence ATGACCGATGACACTGATCTCTTGGCCGGTCTGGAGGCGCTGGAGGGCAAATTGGCCCAAGCGCGGGCGTCGATCACCCGGCGGTTCATCGGGCAGGAGCAGGTTGTCGACCTGTCCCTGTCGGCGCTGCTGTGTGGTGGTCACGGTCTCTTGATCGGGCTGCCCGGTCTGGGCAAGACGCGACTGGTCGAGACATTGGGCACGGTCATGGGCCTGCACACCAACCGGGTGCAGTTCACGCCAGACCTGATGCCCGCCGACATTCTGGGTAGCGAGGTTCTGGAAACCGCTGAGGATGGCAAGCGCGCGTTCAAGTTCATCGAGGGGCCGGTGTTCTGTCAGCTTTTGATGGCGGATGAAATCAACCGCGCCAGCCCGCGCACCCAGTCCGCCCTGTTGCAGGCGATGCAGGAACGCACCGTGACGGTGGCCGGTGTCAGCCGCCCGCTGGGCACGCCGTTTCATGTGCTGGCGACACAGAACCCGATTGAACAAGAAGGCACCTATCCGCTGCCCGAGGCGCAGTTGGACCGTTTTCTTGTTCAGATCGAAGTGCCCTATCCGGACCGTGATACCGAACGCGCGATCCTCTTGGCGACCACGGGCGCTACGGAAGAGGCGGCACATGGGGTCTTTACCCCGTCCGAATTGATTGCCGCGCAACAGATGCTGCGCCGGATGCCAGTGGGCGAAAAGGTGATGGAGGCGATTCTCGATCTGGTGCGCGCCTGCCGCCCCGAGGATGCCAGCGCCGCCGATGGGGTGCGCGCGAGCGTGGCTTGGGGGCCGGGGCCGCGCGCGGCGCAGGCGCTGATGCTGACCGTGCGGGCGCGGGCGATGCTGCAAGGGCGGCTTGCGCCTGATGCCAGCGACGTGGCCGCCATGGCGCAGCCGGTTCTGGGGCACCGGATGGCGCTGAATTTCGCGGCGCGCGCGCGGGGCGAGAGCCTGCCTGCGCTGATTGCCCGCACGGTCGAAGATGTGACTCGCGTGCAGGCCGCCGCCTGA
- a CDS encoding DUF1285 domain-containing protein — MSKDSVTSPSAEGIAASARAVRAKGKGLPPVHLWNPPFCGDLDMRIARDGTWFYLGTPIGRPELVRLFSTILRRDGDDYFLVTPVEKVGITVDDAPFVAVDFEAEGTGAAQTLRFETNVGDHVTAGPDTPIRVTRDPETGEPSPYVLVRANLEALIDRKSFYRLVEIGDRHDGWFGLWSGGQFFPVIPEAELP; from the coding sequence ATGAGCAAAGATTCCGTCACAAGCCCGTCAGCCGAAGGCATCGCCGCCTCTGCGCGGGCGGTGCGGGCCAAGGGCAAAGGGCTGCCGCCGGTGCATTTGTGGAATCCGCCGTTTTGCGGCGATCTAGACATGCGGATTGCGCGCGATGGCACGTGGTTCTACCTTGGGACCCCCATCGGGCGGCCCGAACTGGTGCGGCTTTTCTCCACCATCCTGCGCCGCGATGGCGATGATTACTTTTTGGTCACTCCGGTTGAAAAGGTCGGAATCACCGTCGATGACGCACCCTTTGTCGCAGTGGATTTCGAAGCTGAAGGCACGGGGGCCGCGCAAACCCTGCGGTTTGAAACCAATGTCGGCGACCATGTGACCGCCGGCCCCGATACCCCCATCCGCGTCACCCGCGACCCCGAAACCGGCGAACCGTCACCTTATGTGCTGGTGCGCGCCAATCTTGAGGCGCTGATCGACCGCAAAAGCTTTTACCGCCTTGTCGAGATCGGCGACCGGCACGACGGCTGGTTCGGGCTTTGGTCCGGCGGCCAGTTCTTTCCGGTCATCCCAGAGGCGGAATTGCCCTAA
- a CDS encoding thiamine diphosphokinase, giving the protein MIVRETEPVILIGGASLPEGQVNQVLRLARVVIAADSGADSALQHGITPQAVIGDFDSISQSARAAIPEAAQFPDPDQDTTDFEKCLRAIAAPLILGLGFCGDRMDHQLAACTALARHPWQRCILLGERDLMFLCPPSLNLPLPEGVRVSLFPMGAVEGVSQGLKWPIGGLNLAPDGRIATSNAALGPVHLAVTAPKLLVILPLEMLDMTVGALRATQAYWPSPGKEGDRA; this is encoded by the coding sequence ATGATTGTTCGCGAAACAGAACCTGTAATCCTGATCGGCGGGGCCTCTCTGCCCGAAGGTCAGGTTAACCAAGTGCTCCGGCTTGCCCGGGTTGTGATTGCGGCGGATAGCGGGGCGGATAGTGCGCTGCAGCATGGGATCACACCGCAGGCTGTGATTGGCGATTTCGACAGTATTTCGCAATCGGCGCGTGCCGCGATCCCAGAAGCGGCGCAGTTTCCGGACCCCGATCAGGATACGACGGATTTCGAGAAATGCCTGAGGGCGATTGCGGCACCGCTTATCCTTGGGCTGGGATTTTGTGGCGACCGGATGGATCACCAACTGGCAGCCTGCACCGCCTTGGCGCGCCATCCCTGGCAGCGCTGTATACTTTTGGGGGAGCGGGATCTGATGTTTCTTTGTCCGCCCTCGCTGAACCTGCCGCTGCCAGAGGGGGTGCGCGTCTCGCTTTTCCCGATGGGCGCGGTTGAGGGGGTGTCGCAGGGGCTGAAATGGCCGATTGGCGGGCTCAACCTTGCGCCGGACGGGCGTATCGCCACGTCAAATGCGGCGCTTGGGCCGGTGCATCTTGCGGTGACCGCCCCCAAGCTGCTGGTCATCCTGCCGCTTGAAATGCTCGATATGACGGTGGGGGCGTTGCGTGCCACGCAGGCCTATTGGCCAAGCCCCGGCAAAGAGGGCGACCGCGCATGA
- a CDS encoding ABC transporter substrate-binding protein, protein MNTPKHGQQTGPKTGITRRGALVGGVAAASLPLWARYSQAQTAAPIKIGFQVHRTGIGAAYGRWYDRTTQAAVKLINEGGGINGRMVEIVAEDDGTDPKRGAEVVEKFANQHGCDIGFGTLFSHVVIGSAPRAGELKLPYFVVSEGHHVASGMLNRYTLQPGITDVKSQVQAMAPYVAANLGKKVTMVFPDFAFGHDHRDFFTQAIEAQGGEVLAHIAIPPSETSFTKYFPKIPRDTEVLYHVMVGPAVLTFVKELGEFFGGQGPALFGFIDSLEAVAIDSPGLEFLENSYFWEGMCRDQQPDESAHETAYRAAVGVNERGSSISDPRDVSTYAHMFGCWETLHVIKAGMEAAGYTGPQDRAALIEAVEAMTTLPESLAHPQGDKIFNGKTHQVFGHQNISRVEGGKLVRVHRTSIEDTLYPDEVDYTAQPF, encoded by the coding sequence ATGAACACCCCGAAACATGGCCAGCAAACCGGGCCAAAAACCGGCATCACGCGGCGCGGGGCCCTTGTCGGTGGCGTTGCGGCGGCAAGCCTGCCGCTCTGGGCGCGCTACAGCCAAGCGCAGACCGCAGCCCCCATCAAAATCGGCTTTCAGGTGCATCGCACCGGCATCGGTGCCGCCTATGGCCGCTGGTATGACCGCACCACGCAGGCGGCGGTCAAGCTGATCAACGAGGGTGGCGGCATCAATGGCCGCATGGTCGAGATTGTCGCCGAGGATGACGGCACAGACCCCAAGCGCGGGGCCGAAGTGGTCGAGAAATTCGCCAATCAGCATGGCTGTGACATCGGGTTTGGCACGCTTTTCAGCCATGTCGTCATTGGCTCTGCGCCGCGTGCGGGCGAATTGAAGCTGCCGTATTTCGTGGTCTCCGAAGGGCATCACGTGGCCTCTGGCATGCTCAACCGCTACACGCTGCAACCGGGCATCACAGATGTCAAAAGCCAGGTTCAGGCGATGGCGCCCTATGTGGCAGCGAACCTTGGCAAAAAGGTCACGATGGTCTTCCCGGACTTCGCCTTTGGTCACGATCACCGCGATTTCTTTACCCAAGCGATCGAGGCGCAGGGCGGCGAGGTGCTGGCGCATATCGCAATCCCGCCCTCGGAAACCTCATTCACCAAGTATTTCCCCAAGATCCCGCGTGATACAGAAGTGCTTTATCACGTCATGGTCGGGCCTGCCGTGCTGACCTTCGTCAAGGAGCTGGGCGAGTTCTTTGGTGGGCAGGGTCCGGCGCTCTTCGGCTTTATCGACAGTCTAGAGGCGGTGGCGATCGACAGCCCCGGTCTGGAATTCCTTGAAAACAGCTATTTCTGGGAAGGCATGTGCCGCGATCAGCAACCGGACGAAAGCGCGCATGAAACTGCCTATCGTGCGGCGGTGGGGGTCAACGAGCGGGGGTCGTCGATCAGCGACCCGCGGGACGTGTCGACCTATGCGCATATGTTTGGCTGCTGGGAAACGCTGCATGTCATCAAGGCCGGGATGGAGGCGGCGGGCTATACCGGGCCGCAGGACCGTGCCGCGTTGATCGAGGCGGTCGAGGCGATGACAACCCTGCCCGAGAGCCTTGCGCATCCGCAGGGCGACAAGATTTTCAACGGCAAGACGCATCAGGTCTTTGGTCATCAGAATATCAGCCGGGTTGAGGGCGGAAAACTGGTGCGCGTGCATCGCACCTCTATCGAGGATACGCTTTATCCCGATGAGGTGGATTACACGGCTCAGCCCTTCTAA
- a CDS encoding branched-chain amino acid ABC transporter permease, translated as MELGPYLVLATLEGAVTAAVLALTAVGLSLVFGVMRVVNIAHGEFFMLGAVLAWWIAQSVVGHPAIGFALALVAAPLIVGALAVAADMTILKRLEYDPERTIVATIGLLYIIQQVTLMGYGPDARPVEAPFNTRIALPWFEHGAEGWAMIWPWGLGTTTYKLAVIGAAVVLLCAVWALMTRTRIGLVMRATQADRDMALAFGIPVERVYALVFGLGAALAALAGVLIVPIQQAHYLMGADPLLLSFIVVIIGGLGSLPGTVLAAVLIGLSDGIISVFFSPTLAKILATLLVGLVLVFRPQGLFGGRST; from the coding sequence ATGGAGTTAGGCCCCTATCTCGTTCTGGCCACGCTCGAGGGCGCGGTGACTGCGGCAGTACTGGCACTGACGGCTGTTGGGCTCAGCCTTGTGTTTGGCGTGATGCGGGTGGTCAATATCGCGCATGGCGAGTTTTTCATGCTGGGCGCGGTGCTGGCGTGGTGGATTGCGCAGAGCGTGGTGGGGCATCCCGCCATCGGCTTTGCACTGGCGCTGGTGGCAGCGCCACTGATCGTGGGGGCGCTGGCGGTGGCCGCCGATATGACGATCCTCAAGCGGCTGGAGTATGATCCAGAGCGCACCATCGTCGCCACAATCGGCCTGCTCTATATCATTCAGCAGGTCACGCTGATGGGCTATGGCCCAGATGCGCGCCCCGTCGAGGCACCGTTCAACACGCGGATTGCACTCCCATGGTTTGAACATGGGGCCGAGGGCTGGGCGATGATCTGGCCTTGGGGGCTGGGCACGACCACTTACAAACTGGCGGTGATCGGTGCAGCGGTGGTGCTGCTCTGCGCCGTCTGGGCCTTGATGACCCGCACCCGCATCGGGCTGGTCATGCGTGCCACGCAGGCGGATCGCGACATGGCGCTGGCCTTCGGCATCCCGGTCGAGCGGGTTTATGCACTGGTCTTTGGTCTAGGGGCCGCGCTGGCGGCGCTGGCGGGCGTGCTGATCGTGCCGATACAACAGGCGCATTACCTGATGGGCGCGGACCCGCTCTTGCTGTCGTTTATCGTGGTGATCATCGGCGGGCTAGGAAGCCTGCCCGGCACAGTGCTGGCGGCGGTGCTGATCGGCCTCAGCGACGGGATCATCTCGGTCTTTTTCTCGCCCACGCTGGCCAAGATATTGGCGACGCTGCTTGTAGGTCTGGTTCTGGTATTCCGCCCACAGGGTCTATTCGGGGGGCGCAGCACGTGA